One segment of Xanthomonas oryzae pv. oryzae DNA contains the following:
- the sctQ gene encoding type III secretion system cytoplasmic ring protein SctQ translates to MTRVSAERAQLGRVFGDPRAARQCGFVTHCRGISPNDAALLRLQVDTGQMDLRIAARDGLALLLNEDDDALRVSIAGMLLADHLGAFAPLGLAAAEVIAFERDATPDDCHGIGMTLGDLDAIALKASASLLDTLQAAVDGLAAPAQLPAWLAALRVNTRLRIGGRTASAALLQSLRPGDVLLHCTAAAALTSGEVLWGIAGGAVLRAAVRLNMQQMILEASPTMQHDTFEPEVAPSTSNVAELELPVQLEVDQLALSLSTLSGLQPGQILELSVPVDQADIRLVVYGQTIGTGRLLAVGEHLGVQILSMSESTHADA, encoded by the coding sequence TTGACGCGCGTTTCGGCCGAGCGCGCGCAGCTGGGCAGGGTGTTCGGCGATCCACGCGCCGCACGCCAATGCGGCTTCGTGACACATTGCCGTGGCATCTCACCCAATGATGCGGCCCTCCTGCGCCTGCAGGTGGATACCGGCCAGATGGATTTGCGGATTGCTGCGCGCGACGGCCTGGCGCTGTTATTGAACGAGGACGACGACGCACTACGCGTTTCGATCGCGGGAATGTTACTGGCCGATCATCTGGGCGCGTTTGCGCCGCTCGGCCTGGCTGCTGCCGAGGTGATCGCCTTCGAGCGCGATGCAACGCCAGACGACTGCCACGGCATCGGTATGACACTGGGCGATCTCGATGCAATTGCGCTGAAGGCGAGCGCGTCGCTGCTGGACACGCTGCAGGCCGCAGTTGACGGACTTGCGGCGCCCGCGCAGCTGCCAGCCTGGCTGGCTGCACTGCGCGTCAACACGCGCCTGCGCATCGGCGGGCGCACCGCATCAGCTGCATTGCTGCAATCGCTGCGACCTGGCGATGTCTTGCTGCATTGCACGGCTGCGGCTGCGCTCACCAGCGGCGAAGTGCTTTGGGGGATCGCTGGAGGCGCGGTATTGCGTGCGGCGGTGCGCTTGAACATGCAACAGATGATTCTGGAGGCCAGCCCCACAATGCAGCACGATACGTTTGAGCCTGAAGTCGCGCCGTCCACCAGCAACGTGGCGGAACTGGAACTGCCGGTGCAACTGGAAGTGGATCAACTTGCGCTGTCTCTATCGACCTTGTCGGGTTTACAGCCCGGGCAGATCCTGGAGTTGTCGGTGCCGGTCGATCAAGCCGACATCCGTCTGGTCGTTTACGGCCAGACCATCGGCACCGGCAGGTTGCTGGCAGTGGGCGAACATCTTGGTGTGCAGATCCTCAGCATGTCGGAGAGCACGCATGCAGATGCCTGA
- the sctP gene encoding type III secretion system protein SctP: MRKLPLRHVRILPVSGALQRPATPATPARSAQRSSFLQLRQRLRSVELALPCMVLPPQCDDEDRPEPDAEERFTEARDSAPVQTDPPLRLDGPKHREPPQGNDNGAVGRQIATEWIRTQRAQMAIDHIALRVADFCNAKPVRSAGSWEAWLDIDQEVVAQTTLFLRLSPHQLSLRFNTSSPDAREVLWCGRQRLEAALTSTLSSTLQISIEVV, encoded by the coding sequence ATGCGCAAGCTGCCCCTCCGCCATGTGCGCATCCTGCCGGTCAGCGGCGCACTGCAGCGGCCGGCGACTCCAGCCACGCCAGCTCGGTCGGCGCAGCGTTCCAGCTTCCTGCAACTGCGCCAGCGCCTGCGCAGCGTAGAGCTCGCGCTTCCCTGCATGGTGTTGCCACCACAGTGCGACGACGAGGATCGACCGGAGCCTGATGCCGAGGAGCGCTTCACTGAGGCGCGTGACAGCGCGCCCGTACAAACGGACCCGCCATTACGTCTCGATGGGCCGAAACACCGAGAGCCGCCCCAAGGCAACGACAATGGCGCCGTGGGGCGACAGATCGCGACCGAGTGGATACGCACGCAACGCGCCCAAATGGCGATCGACCACATCGCGCTGCGAGTGGCCGATTTCTGCAACGCCAAGCCCGTGCGCAGCGCAGGGAGCTGGGAAGCGTGGCTGGATATCGATCAAGAGGTCGTCGCACAGACGACGTTGTTTTTGCGACTTTCGCCACACCAGCTATCGCTTCGCTTCAATACCAGTTCGCCAGACGCGCGCGAGGTACTTTGGTGTGGAAGGCAGCGCCTGGAGGCTGCACTGACGTCAACACTGAGTAGCACGCTCCAGATCAGCATCGAGGTCGTCTAA